The Enterobacter asburiae genome window below encodes:
- the ftrA gene encoding transcriptional regulator FtrA, which yields MPENSKKMTNLRQIARPQVVVLAYDGLCTFEFGVAVEIFGLPRPELGDEWYRFAVASVDSGELRATGGIRIVTDGDLSLLASADLIVVPGWRGLDSPVPDALCEALHQASARGCQLLSICSGVFVLAATGLLNGRKATTHWRYIDALKARYPDIDVVEDVLYQDEGDILTSAGSAAGIDLCLHVVRRDFGMETANSVARRLVIPPHRDGSQPQQLSRPVAQLRESQRLGQLFDFLHTHLIEAHSVDSLARRVGMSQRTFLRRFEAATGTTPARWLINERLLRAKDYLESSRLSIDSIAEQTGFGQASTLRHHFRQQFALSPAQYRKQFSRPGTAR from the coding sequence ATGCCAGAAAACAGCAAAAAGATGACAAACTTAAGACAAATTGCCCGCCCGCAGGTGGTCGTGCTGGCGTATGACGGTCTGTGTACCTTTGAGTTTGGCGTGGCGGTGGAGATCTTCGGCCTGCCGCGTCCCGAGCTGGGCGACGAGTGGTATCGTTTTGCGGTGGCGAGCGTGGACAGCGGTGAACTTCGGGCAACTGGCGGGATCCGCATCGTTACCGATGGTGATTTAAGCCTGCTTGCGTCTGCTGACCTGATTGTGGTTCCCGGCTGGCGGGGGCTGGATTCACCGGTTCCGGATGCGCTCTGCGAGGCACTACACCAGGCCAGCGCGCGAGGGTGTCAGCTGCTCTCCATCTGTTCGGGGGTGTTTGTGCTGGCCGCAACGGGGCTATTGAACGGCCGCAAAGCCACGACGCACTGGCGCTACATTGACGCGCTAAAAGCCCGTTACCCTGACATCGACGTGGTTGAGGATGTACTCTACCAGGACGAAGGCGATATTCTGACGTCCGCTGGTAGCGCGGCGGGTATCGATCTCTGTCTGCACGTTGTGCGGCGGGATTTTGGCATGGAAACCGCCAACAGCGTGGCGCGTCGGCTGGTCATTCCCCCTCACCGGGATGGTTCACAGCCGCAACAGCTGAGCCGTCCGGTGGCGCAGCTGCGGGAAAGCCAGCGTCTCGGCCAGCTGTTTGATTTTCTGCACACGCATCTTATCGAGGCGCACAGCGTCGACTCCCTGGCGCGTCGGGTCGGAATGAGCCAGCGCACCTTCCTTCGTCGCTTCGAGGCGGCAACGGGGACGACGCCCGCGCGCTGGTTGATCAATGAGCGCCTGCTGAGAGCGAAAGATTATCTGGAAAGCAGCCGGTTAAGCATCGACAGCATCGCTGAACAGACCGGGTTTGGTCAGGCGTCGACACTGCGTCATCATTTTCGCCAGCAGTTCGCGCTTTCCCCGGCTCAGTATCGCAAACAATTTTCACGTCCAGGTACTGCACGCTGA
- a CDS encoding cobalamin-independent methionine synthase II family protein: MQRHHAPYRADVVGSFLRPDAIKQARLKFASGEIDAGQLRTVEDDAIRHVVEQQCACGLHVVTDGEFRRAWWHFDFFDGLQGVERYDSQQGIQFNGVQTKAHGVRVTGKLGFGDHPMLEDFRYLKSISGNAQPKMTIPSPSVLHFRGGRKDIDETVYPDLNDYFDDLATTWRDAIRAFYDAGCRYLQLDDTVWAYLCSDDQRRQIRERGDDADELARIYARVLNKALEGKPDDLTIGLHVCRGNFRSTWISEGGYEPVAEVLFGTVNVDAFFLEYDNDRSGDFAPLRFIRPGKQQVVLGLITTKNGELENPEGIKARLEEAAKYVAKEQICLSPQCGFASTEEGNSLSETQQWDKVRLVTQIASEVW, encoded by the coding sequence ATGCAACGACACCATGCCCCGTACCGCGCCGATGTAGTCGGCAGTTTTTTACGCCCGGATGCCATCAAGCAGGCTCGCCTGAAGTTCGCCAGCGGCGAAATTGACGCCGGACAGCTTCGCACGGTAGAGGATGATGCCATCCGCCACGTCGTTGAGCAGCAGTGCGCGTGCGGGCTGCATGTGGTCACCGACGGCGAGTTTCGTCGTGCCTGGTGGCACTTCGACTTCTTTGACGGTCTGCAGGGCGTTGAGCGCTACGATTCACAGCAGGGTATCCAGTTCAACGGGGTACAAACCAAAGCCCACGGCGTGCGCGTCACCGGCAAGCTGGGCTTTGGCGACCATCCGATGCTCGAAGATTTCCGCTACCTGAAAAGCATCAGCGGTAATGCTCAGCCGAAAATGACCATTCCCAGCCCAAGTGTCCTGCATTTCCGCGGCGGGCGTAAAGACATCGATGAGACGGTGTACCCGGATCTGAATGACTATTTCGACGATCTGGCGACCACCTGGCGCGACGCCATCCGCGCATTTTACGACGCGGGCTGCCGTTACCTGCAACTGGACGACACCGTCTGGGCCTATCTGTGTTCGGACGATCAGCGCCGTCAGATCCGCGAGCGCGGCGATGATGCCGATGAGCTGGCACGCATCTATGCCCGCGTTCTGAACAAGGCGCTGGAAGGCAAGCCGGACGATCTGACCATCGGCCTGCACGTCTGTCGCGGTAACTTTCGTTCAACCTGGATTTCCGAAGGCGGCTACGAGCCGGTGGCGGAAGTGCTGTTCGGCACGGTCAACGTTGACGCCTTCTTCCTTGAATACGATAACGACCGCAGCGGTGATTTCGCGCCATTGCGCTTCATTCGCCCGGGCAAGCAGCAGGTGGTGCTGGGCCTGATCACCACCAAAAACGGAGAGCTGGAGAACCCGGAGGGGATTAAAGCCCGTCTGGAAGAGGCGGCGAAATACGTGGCAAAAGAGCAAATTTGCCTCAGCCCGCAGTGCGGCTTTGCCTCTACCGAAGAGGGCAACAGCCTGAGCGAAACCCAGCAGTGGGACAAAGTCCGTCTGGTCACGCAGATCGCCAGCGAAGTCTGGTAA
- a CDS encoding DUF2554 family protein, whose product MIKKGLSFVMLICALFSGQLMAGHKGHEYLWVKNVAHQLRHEADSDELRSAAEESAEGLREHHLWQKSRKPDTHVR is encoded by the coding sequence ATGATTAAAAAAGGGTTATCTTTCGTCATGCTTATTTGTGCGCTGTTTTCAGGCCAGCTTATGGCCGGACACAAAGGACACGAATATTTATGGGTCAAGAATGTGGCGCATCAGCTTCGTCATGAAGCCGACAGCGATGAGTTGCGAAGCGCTGCGGAAGAGTCGGCGGAGGGTTTGCGCGAACACCACCTGTGGCAGAAGTCGCGCAAACCGGACACGCACGTTCGGTGA
- the urtA gene encoding urea ABC transporter substrate-binding protein, with amino-acid sequence MQRRTLLKAFALSASVVAMGMSFGVQAADTIKVGIMHSLSGTMAISETPLKDVALMTIDEINAKGGVLGKKLEPVVVDPASNWPLFAEKARQLLSQDKVAVVFGCWTSVSRKSVLPVFEELNGLLFYPVQYEGEEMSPNVFYTGAAPNQQAIPAVEYLMSEDGGAAKRFFLLGTDYVYPRTTNKILRAFLHSKGVEDKDIEEVYTPFGHSDYQTIVANIKKFSAGGKTAVVSTINGDSNVPFYKELANQGLKATDVPVVAFSVGEEELRGIDTKPLVGNLAAWNYFESVDNPTNQAFVADYKAYAKAHKLPNADTVVTNDPMEATYVGIHMWAQAVEKAGTTDVDKVRAAMAGQSFKAPSGFMLTMDATNHHLHKPVMIGEIEGNGQFNVVWQTEQPVRAQPWSPFIAGNDKKPDQPMKTASN; translated from the coding sequence ATGCAGCGTCGTACCTTATTAAAAGCCTTTGCGTTATCCGCGTCCGTCGTGGCGATGGGAATGAGTTTTGGCGTGCAGGCGGCCGATACCATCAAAGTGGGGATCATGCATTCTCTTTCCGGCACCATGGCCATATCCGAAACGCCGCTGAAAGACGTCGCGCTGATGACCATCGACGAGATCAACGCGAAAGGCGGCGTGCTGGGTAAAAAACTGGAGCCGGTGGTGGTGGATCCCGCCTCAAACTGGCCGCTGTTTGCCGAGAAGGCGCGCCAGCTGTTGAGTCAGGATAAAGTGGCGGTGGTATTCGGCTGCTGGACGTCGGTATCGCGCAAATCCGTGCTGCCGGTCTTCGAGGAGCTGAACGGTCTGCTGTTCTATCCGGTTCAGTATGAAGGCGAAGAGATGTCGCCGAACGTCTTCTATACCGGCGCGGCGCCGAACCAGCAGGCCATCCCGGCGGTGGAATACCTGATGAGCGAAGACGGCGGCGCGGCGAAGCGCTTCTTCCTGCTGGGCACGGACTATGTTTACCCGCGCACCACCAACAAGATCCTGCGCGCGTTCCTGCATTCGAAAGGGGTGGAGGATAAGGACATCGAGGAGGTTTACACCCCGTTCGGTCACAGCGACTACCAGACCATCGTCGCCAACATCAAGAAATTCTCTGCGGGCGGTAAAACCGCCGTGGTGTCAACCATCAACGGCGATTCCAACGTTCCGTTCTACAAAGAGCTCGCTAATCAGGGGCTGAAGGCGACCGACGTACCGGTGGTGGCGTTCTCCGTGGGCGAAGAAGAGCTGCGCGGGATCGACACCAAACCGCTGGTAGGTAACCTGGCGGCCTGGAACTACTTTGAATCCGTGGATAACCCGACCAACCAGGCCTTCGTGGCGGATTACAAAGCCTATGCCAAAGCGCACAAGCTGCCGAATGCCGATACCGTGGTGACCAACGACCCGATGGAAGCAACTTACGTGGGGATCCATATGTGGGCGCAGGCGGTCGAAAAAGCGGGTACTACCGACGTGGATAAAGTGCGTGCGGCGATGGCCGGCCAGTCCTTTAAGGCGCCGTCTGGCTTTATGCTCACCATGGATGCCACCAACCACCATCTGCATAAGCCGGTCATGATCGGTGAAATCGAAGGTAACGGCCAGTTTAACGTGGTGTGGCAGACGGAGCAGCCGGTACGCGCCCAGCCGTGGAGCCCGTTCATCGCCGGAAACGATAAAAAGCCCGACCAGCCGATGAAAACCGCCAGCAACTAA
- a CDS encoding rhodanese-like domain-containing protein, giving the protein MSYVTEFPAAEPQEAVTHFLRRLSVETDCADVHHAIVNHEQDFVLLHVVGSPEQFARRHVPGSLHLPRSQITAERMAEWPEGTLFVVYCAGPHCNGADRAALKLARLGLPVKIMLGGITGWEDEKFAFASSETAVAL; this is encoded by the coding sequence ATGAGCTATGTTACTGAATTTCCAGCTGCCGAGCCGCAGGAAGCCGTTACCCATTTTCTGCGCCGCCTGAGCGTTGAAACCGACTGTGCGGATGTGCATCACGCCATCGTCAACCATGAGCAGGACTTCGTGCTGCTGCACGTGGTGGGAAGCCCAGAGCAGTTTGCCCGCCGTCACGTGCCTGGCTCACTGCACCTGCCGCGGAGCCAGATTACCGCTGAGCGCATGGCCGAATGGCCTGAAGGCACGCTGTTCGTTGTTTACTGCGCAGGGCCGCATTGTAACGGCGCGGACAGAGCCGCGCTCAAGCTGGCGCGCCTCGGGCTGCCGGTCAAAATCATGCTCGGGGGGATCACCGGATGGGAGGATGAAAAGTTCGCCTTTGCCAGCAGCGAAACTGCCGTCGCGCTGTGA
- a CDS encoding dihydrofolate reductase family protein, with the protein MVTTHVFIAVSLDGYIARQNDDIDWLLQRDDPTEDHGYEAFIADKEWNVMGRGSYEKVLTFDAWPYDRPVLVLSRQLAGTPVPEALKGKVQFSSRTPKEVLDDLAAQDVHRVYLDGGQVIQSFLREGLVADMVITTVPVLLGEGKPLFGTLSRDMDLTLVSSRSFPSGLVQSHYRLTP; encoded by the coding sequence ATGGTCACCACACACGTTTTTATCGCGGTTAGTCTTGATGGTTACATCGCCCGACAGAATGACGATATCGACTGGCTGTTGCAGCGCGACGATCCAACGGAAGATCATGGCTATGAGGCATTCATCGCGGACAAAGAGTGGAACGTGATGGGCCGGGGTAGCTATGAGAAGGTACTGACCTTTGACGCATGGCCTTACGATCGTCCCGTGCTGGTGCTCTCCCGACAGCTGGCCGGTACGCCCGTGCCGGAGGCGCTAAAGGGAAAAGTGCAGTTTTCATCCAGGACGCCAAAGGAGGTGCTGGACGATCTCGCTGCGCAGGACGTACATCGCGTCTATCTCGATGGCGGGCAGGTGATCCAGTCGTTCCTGCGCGAAGGACTGGTAGCCGATATGGTGATCACGACCGTACCTGTGCTGCTCGGGGAGGGAAAACCGCTGTTCGGAACGTTGTCCCGGGATATGGATTTGACACTGGTATCAAGCCGCAGCTTCCCTTCGGGTCTGGTGCAGTCGCATTATCGGCTGACGCCATAA